The Aureitalea marina genome includes a window with the following:
- a CDS encoding phenylacetate--CoA ligase family protein: protein MLDLSLKVNGYPIKRAISVLRAIQHQGELERSGHLHRRRQSILNYHLENNPFYRDFLGSGPVNDWDKLPVLTKADLRLPLSKRLSKGFGRHNVHIHKTSGSSGHPLIFAKDKFCHAMAWAVNQNRFGWHGIDQNKDLQARFYGIPLDWKGYQKERLKDRLSSRYRFPIFDLSDQKMEEFVGIFAKRPFVYINGYTSSIVLFAKYLERENIQIKSLCPTLTHCFVTSEMLFDSDKELLERVLQVPVINEYGASELDLIAFSHPDGDFRLNNETQYVEILDENDHPLPAGQAGRIVITNFYNWAHPMIRYDIGDTGIIAPSTHILRPGLDQLIGRTNDVAILPDGKRVPGLTFYYVTKSLIEDNSPVEEFVIEQHQADVFKILYTSQRDLDRSETKAIEGAILTYLGQQVQLSIERVEVMDRSRRGKLKQFISYL from the coding sequence TTGCTCGACCTCAGCCTGAAGGTAAACGGCTACCCCATCAAGAGAGCCATATCCGTACTCAGGGCCATTCAACATCAGGGAGAATTGGAACGCAGCGGCCATTTGCACCGCCGCCGACAATCTATCTTGAATTACCACTTGGAGAACAACCCCTTTTATCGGGACTTTTTGGGGTCTGGTCCAGTTAACGATTGGGACAAACTTCCGGTTCTGACCAAAGCGGATCTCAGACTGCCCCTGAGCAAGCGCCTCTCTAAAGGTTTTGGCAGGCATAACGTTCATATCCACAAGACTTCTGGTTCCAGCGGACACCCATTGATCTTTGCCAAAGACAAATTCTGCCATGCCATGGCCTGGGCTGTGAACCAGAACAGGTTTGGATGGCACGGCATAGATCAAAATAAAGACCTACAGGCCCGGTTCTATGGAATACCCCTAGACTGGAAGGGCTATCAAAAAGAACGGCTTAAAGATCGGCTAAGTTCCCGATATCGCTTTCCCATCTTCGACTTGTCGGATCAAAAGATGGAGGAATTCGTCGGAATATTCGCTAAACGTCCATTTGTCTACATTAATGGATATACCAGTTCTATCGTACTTTTTGCCAAATACCTGGAACGCGAAAACATCCAGATAAAATCACTTTGCCCTACCCTGACCCACTGTTTTGTAACCAGTGAAATGCTCTTCGACTCGGATAAGGAATTACTGGAGCGGGTGTTGCAAGTTCCGGTGATCAATGAGTATGGAGCCAGCGAATTAGACCTGATCGCATTTTCGCATCCGGATGGGGACTTTCGCCTGAACAACGAAACGCAATATGTGGAGATCTTGGACGAGAATGATCATCCTTTGCCTGCTGGCCAGGCAGGCAGAATTGTGATCACTAATTTCTACAATTGGGCTCATCCAATGATCCGATACGACATCGGTGATACCGGTATAATTGCCCCCTCAACTCACATTTTAAGGCCTGGTCTGGATCAACTCATTGGCCGAACCAACGACGTAGCCATTCTTCCCGATGGGAAGCGTGTGCCCGGACTGACTTTTTATTACGTGACCAAAAGTCTGATCGAGGACAATTCTCCAGTGGAGGAATTTGTGATCGAGCAGCACCAAGCCGACGTCTTTAAAATTCTATACACTTCCCAGCGGGATCTGGACCGATCTGAAACAAAGGCTATAGAGGGAGCTATTCTAACCTATTTAGGGCAGCAAGTCCAGTTATCCATAGAACGAGTAGAGGTCATGGACAGATCAAGAAGGGGGAAGCTCAAGCAGTTCATTTCCTATCTGTAA
- the purD gene encoding phosphoribosylamine--glycine ligase → MNILIIGSGGREHAFTYMISQSDHCENLYVAPGNAGTEAIATNLPLSVTDFDAIKAAVLEHQIDMLVVGPEDPLVQGIYDFFKADEALQGVRVVGPSAKGAQLEGSKEAAKEFMSRHQIPTAAYQSFTAETLEAGKQFLETLNAPYVLKADGLAAGKGVLILNDLDQAKIELEQMLAEAKFGAASSKVVIEEFLSGIELSVFVLTDGSSYKVLPTAKDYKRIGEGDTGLNTGGMGAISPVPFATEEFMQKIEDRIVKPTVEGIKKEGIVYNGFVFIGLIKVGDDPYVIEYNVRMGDPETEAVLPRIKTDLVELLMATTDGKLDEIELEMDSRSASTVILVSGGYPESYEKGKAIDGLDRVDGSIVFHAGTKKDGDQVVTSGGRVLAITSLHQDFRQGLSKSYTEIEKISFDKMNYRKDIGFDL, encoded by the coding sequence ATGAACATCCTGATAATTGGTTCCGGAGGCCGTGAGCACGCATTCACCTACATGATCAGCCAGAGTGATCACTGTGAGAATTTATACGTAGCACCTGGTAATGCCGGTACTGAAGCCATAGCGACTAATCTGCCACTTTCGGTAACCGATTTTGACGCGATCAAAGCTGCGGTTCTGGAGCATCAGATCGATATGCTGGTTGTTGGCCCTGAAGATCCGCTGGTCCAGGGAATCTATGATTTCTTCAAGGCCGACGAAGCACTACAAGGAGTACGGGTGGTAGGTCCTTCTGCTAAGGGAGCTCAATTGGAAGGCAGTAAAGAGGCTGCCAAGGAATTCATGAGCCGCCACCAAATCCCTACTGCGGCCTATCAGAGTTTTACCGCTGAAACTTTGGAAGCGGGAAAGCAATTTCTGGAAACACTCAATGCGCCTTACGTCCTTAAAGCAGATGGCTTAGCGGCAGGTAAAGGAGTGCTTATTCTAAATGATCTGGATCAAGCCAAGATAGAATTGGAGCAGATGTTGGCCGAGGCTAAGTTTGGAGCGGCCAGCAGCAAGGTGGTCATTGAAGAGTTCCTTTCAGGGATAGAGCTTAGTGTCTTTGTGCTTACAGATGGAAGCAGCTATAAGGTATTGCCAACCGCCAAGGATTATAAACGTATAGGCGAAGGCGATACAGGTCTGAATACCGGTGGGATGGGAGCCATCTCGCCTGTTCCATTTGCCACAGAGGAGTTCATGCAAAAGATCGAAGATCGCATAGTTAAGCCTACAGTTGAAGGAATCAAAAAGGAAGGTATCGTATATAATGGTTTTGTCTTCATCGGTTTGATCAAAGTAGGAGATGATCCCTATGTGATCGAGTACAATGTCCGGATGGGAGATCCTGAGACCGAGGCGGTACTACCGAGAATTAAAACTGATCTTGTCGAGCTACTGATGGCAACTACAGATGGAAAGTTGGATGAGATAGAATTGGAAATGGATTCCCGGTCAGCATCTACGGTGATCCTGGTTTCAGGAGGATATCCGGAAAGTTACGAGAAAGGCAAGGCCATCGACGGATTGGATCGAGTAGATGGTTCCATCGTTTTCCATGCCGGCACAAAAAAAGATGGTGATCAGGTTGTAACCAGCGGTGGTCGTGTCTTGGCCATAACCAGCTTGCACCAAGACTTTAGACAAGGCCTAAGTAAGTCCTATACAGAAATAGAGAAGATTTCCTTCGATAAGATGAACTATCGAAAGGATATAGGATTTGATCTTTAG
- a CDS encoding DUF6341 family protein, which yields MSWKGFFEGIQSFFEEVAFAPFEALRSMELSSWWGANVMSWLFLLIGFVAFIYWMRELKAINERGEEDRSQTSHSYLG from the coding sequence ATGTCTTGGAAAGGTTTTTTTGAAGGTATCCAGTCATTTTTCGAAGAAGTCGCTTTTGCCCCATTCGAAGCCCTTAGAAGTATGGAACTCAGCAGCTGGTGGGGAGCCAACGTAATGTCTTGGTTGTTTCTACTGATCGGTTTCGTTGCCTTTATCTATTGGATGAGAGAGTTGAAAGCCATCAATGAACGTGGTGAAGAGGACCGCTCTCAGACTTCACACTCCTATCTGGGATAA
- a CDS encoding DUF4254 domain-containing protein → MFTQSANQLFQEVIKKYHVLDSVDQPFENPYDAGQDLLNHLLYRKCWIDTVQWHYEDIIRDPNIDPVAALTLKRQIDASNQDRTDTVEYIDSYFLEKYDDVTVDANARINTESPAWGIDRLSILALKIYHMNEEATRTDASQEHRDACQKKLDVLLEQRVDLSTAIEQLLDDIAHGRKYMKVYKQMKMYNDDELNPVLRQQK, encoded by the coding sequence ATGTTTACGCAGTCGGCCAATCAGCTCTTTCAAGAAGTTATCAAGAAGTACCACGTCCTGGACAGTGTGGACCAACCCTTTGAAAATCCGTACGATGCCGGCCAGGATCTTTTAAATCATCTGCTTTATCGCAAGTGTTGGATTGATACTGTGCAATGGCATTATGAGGACATCATCCGGGACCCTAACATAGACCCGGTGGCTGCCCTGACCCTAAAGCGCCAGATCGATGCCTCCAACCAGGACCGAACAGACACGGTAGAGTATATCGATAGCTACTTTTTAGAAAAGTATGATGATGTAACTGTCGATGCCAATGCAAGGATCAATACAGAAAGCCCCGCCTGGGGCATTGATCGTCTATCCATACTTGCGCTGAAGATATATCATATGAACGAAGAAGCTACCCGGACAGACGCTTCCCAAGAGCACAGGGATGCCTGTCAGAAGAAACTGGATGTACTGCTGGAACAGCGGGTAGACCTAAGTACGGCCATTGAGCAACTTCTGGACGATATCGCTCATGGTCGCAAGTACATGAAGGTGTACAAACAGATGAAGATGTATAACGACGACGAGCTAAACCCGGTTCTTCGCCAACAGAAATAG
- a CDS encoding glycosyltransferase family 9 protein yields the protein MPGQDHIGIIRLSALGDVAMTVPVIRVLRATYPNLEITIISRSFFKPFFQELDGVHFIEADVKGEHKGIPGLLKLAGLIRQSGVTAVADLHDVIRSKILVTSLRSRGLRCAVIDKGRKEKRQLIRNKGAKLANLKSTHQRYADVLAGLGYPIDLDKHQYPQRPSLTPRLSNWINADGNKLIGIAPFAAYRSKTYPLDLMHEVLSGLDQKGKYQILLFGGGKQEVEQLDALANGLDSVVSVAGRMTLAEELILIANLDLMVAMDSGNGHLAAMFDLPVITLWGVTHPAAGFTPFGQSADNQLLSDREQFPLIPTSVYGNKYPESYMEVMRTISPEQIATLISKRLS from the coding sequence ATGCCCGGACAGGATCATATCGGGATCATACGGTTGTCGGCCCTTGGTGATGTGGCCATGACCGTTCCCGTGATCAGGGTTCTTCGCGCTACTTATCCCAATCTTGAAATTACCATTATTTCGAGATCCTTCTTTAAACCATTTTTCCAGGAGCTGGATGGTGTTCATTTTATTGAGGCCGACGTTAAAGGCGAGCATAAGGGTATCCCCGGACTGCTTAAATTGGCCGGTCTTATCCGTCAGTCCGGAGTGACCGCAGTAGCCGATCTGCACGATGTGATCCGATCTAAGATATTGGTCACCTCTTTGCGATCAAGGGGACTACGCTGTGCGGTGATCGATAAAGGCAGGAAAGAAAAAAGACAACTTATCCGAAACAAGGGGGCCAAATTAGCCAATCTGAAAAGCACCCACCAGCGTTATGCGGATGTTTTGGCCGGACTCGGTTACCCTATCGATCTGGACAAGCACCAATATCCACAAAGACCTTCCCTGACCCCACGTCTTTCTAACTGGATCAATGCGGATGGTAACAAGTTAATTGGGATCGCTCCTTTTGCCGCTTATCGCTCTAAGACCTATCCCCTGGACCTGATGCATGAAGTTCTTTCTGGTTTGGATCAGAAGGGTAAATACCAGATTCTGTTATTTGGTGGAGGAAAACAAGAAGTAGAACAATTGGACGCCCTGGCTAATGGCCTTGACTCTGTAGTCAGTGTTGCGGGAAGAATGACCCTGGCAGAGGAGTTGATCCTGATTGCTAATCTGGATCTGATGGTGGCTATGGACAGTGGCAATGGTCACCTAGCGGCTATGTTCGATCTACCCGTGATAACTCTTTGGGGGGTTACCCATCCTGCAGCCGGTTTTACACCTTTTGGTCAGTCTGCGGATAACCAATTACTCAGCGACAGGGAGCAGTTCCCGCTTATCCCAACTTCGGTCTATGGGAACAAGTATCCTGAAAGTTATATGGAAGTGATGAGGACGATCAGCCCCGAGCAAATTGCAACACTGATTAGCAAAAGGCTGAGCTAG
- a CDS encoding ferredoxin--NADP reductase, with the protein MNQFHALKVSAIQRLTPDSVRLTLDIPADLKSDFSFLPGQYLSLETEIGGQSVRRAYSICSASEQTALEVGVKKVPNGVFSSFVNDQLAVGDQLSVHLPEGRFVLDPSVESGTYCAFASGSGITPVLSMIKSALKASDLNKFVLVYGNRSLNDTMFRSDLEELLTSYPERFKIEWMYSREKQNNALFGRIQRSVVNYLLKNKYSEWNFDKFFICGPGEMIDEVADTLAERGIDQDAILFERFTASEEGEEVAGAEGQIEMTVIVDDETDNFSCTSGTTILQAVLDQGIDAPYSCQGGICSSCIAKVTEGRAEMQKNQILTDAEVADGLVLTCQAVPVTQKVVVDYDDV; encoded by the coding sequence ATGAATCAATTTCACGCCCTAAAAGTGTCTGCCATTCAGCGGTTGACTCCGGACTCTGTCCGTCTGACACTGGATATTCCTGCGGACCTTAAGTCCGATTTTTCATTCTTACCCGGTCAGTATCTGAGTCTGGAGACCGAGATCGGTGGACAGTCAGTGCGACGTGCTTATTCCATTTGCTCAGCCTCTGAGCAAACCGCCCTGGAAGTAGGCGTTAAAAAGGTGCCAAATGGAGTGTTTTCGAGCTTTGTAAATGATCAGCTAGCTGTTGGTGATCAGCTATCGGTGCACCTTCCGGAAGGCAGATTCGTGCTGGATCCTTCCGTGGAGTCTGGCACCTATTGTGCCTTTGCTTCGGGCAGTGGAATTACCCCGGTACTATCCATGATCAAATCGGCACTAAAGGCCAGTGATCTGAATAAGTTCGTTCTGGTATATGGTAATCGCAGCTTAAACGATACCATGTTCCGTTCCGACCTCGAGGAACTACTTACTAGCTACCCGGAACGGTTCAAGATAGAATGGATGTACAGCCGTGAAAAGCAAAACAATGCGCTTTTTGGACGGATCCAACGGTCAGTGGTCAATTATTTGCTGAAGAATAAATACAGCGAATGGAACTTTGACAAATTCTTTATTTGTGGTCCGGGTGAAATGATCGATGAGGTCGCAGACACCCTCGCCGAAAGAGGAATTGATCAAGACGCCATTTTATTTGAGCGCTTCACGGCCTCCGAAGAAGGAGAAGAAGTTGCAGGAGCAGAAGGTCAGATCGAGATGACGGTGATCGTAGATGATGAAACAGATAATTTCAGCTGTACTTCTGGTACAACTATCCTTCAGGCTGTATTAGACCAGGGTATAGATGCTCCCTACAGCTGCCAGGGTGGTATCTGTAGTTCTTGTATTGCCAAGGTGACCGAAGGACGTGCAGAAATGCAGAAGAACCAGATCCTGACCGATGCCGAAGTAGCAGATGGATTAGTGCTGACCTGCCAGGCCGTTCCAGTTACCCAAAAAGTGGTTGTGGATTACGACGATGTCTAA
- a CDS encoding tetratricopeptide repeat protein — protein MRFAKLFFSSLLIVLLLAACSRKKSTFFTRNYHAVTAEYNALYNGNNAFVDGQEQLANAYRDNYWEILPIERMEQEDEETKPGYDKNPNFERAEEKATKAIQKHSIVVDDKEHNPQIDEAYILLGKARYFDGRFIPALDAFNYVLNRYPTSNNINRAKMWKAKTNIRLRYEEIALRDLGGLINAVDNKNIKMKDDEYADANAIMAQAWVNLDSLEAALPYIKIASEVVPDNELKGRYSYIKGQIYDRLSEVDSTRAAYRDSANMAYDEVIALNRKSPRVYMINAYISKAKNFDYEGGDRIAFLELLEDLEENWENRPYLDKIYNQIGEYYLKTENVDTAVAYFNRSIRAYDQDRTLQSVNYNTLAEINFDAADYKTAGAYYDSTLAFVEPKSKVGRRVQKKRDNLEVVIKLEEFTTVTDSILKIANMSEEDQLRYFTFYTDELRAKAIADSVERANEDREKIANQEFYSKPANKEKSSGPNAGPFYFYNTSTVAYGKQQFRNIWGDRKLEDGWRISSSTPKFKEEGQLAKELQEPTIAGNPLYDPETYLVQIPKDRKIIDSLARERDMAYYELGLIYKEKFKELPLAADRFETLLGHEPIERLILPVNYNLYKIYEELERPALGEPYKNRILDDFPDSRYASIIRNPEQVVDLEESAPEYKYNQLYKRFEAFEYTEVIHLCDKYVSEYFGDPIVPKFEFLKATALGRRNGFESYKYSINYVATTYPNTDEGRQAREIYATTIPALEKKDFKPESGNEKWKVVYRFDKDEREEAEELLLKLKESIAYYNNQRDMKASLDYYDQENWFVVLHGLRTKLGARNRADALSENKNFKITHPFFEISTPNYKIIQVHKNLKEYLASDPTLQENGNPQK, from the coding sequence TTGAGGTTCGCCAAGCTATTCTTTTCCAGCCTGCTGATCGTATTATTACTCGCGGCTTGTTCTCGCAAAAAGAGCACCTTCTTTACTCGTAATTATCACGCCGTAACGGCGGAGTATAATGCTTTGTACAATGGTAATAATGCCTTTGTAGATGGTCAGGAACAACTGGCCAACGCCTATCGGGATAATTACTGGGAGATCCTTCCCATCGAGCGTATGGAGCAGGAGGACGAGGAAACCAAACCGGGATACGATAAGAACCCGAATTTTGAACGTGCTGAGGAAAAGGCTACCAAGGCCATTCAGAAACATTCTATCGTAGTAGACGACAAAGAGCACAATCCACAGATCGACGAGGCTTATATCCTTTTAGGAAAGGCCAGGTATTTTGACGGACGATTCATCCCTGCCCTGGATGCTTTCAACTATGTGCTGAACCGCTATCCTACCAGTAACAATATCAATCGTGCCAAGATGTGGAAGGCCAAGACCAATATCCGTCTGCGATATGAAGAGATTGCCTTGCGGGACCTGGGCGGTTTGATCAATGCTGTGGATAACAAGAACATCAAGATGAAGGATGATGAGTATGCCGATGCCAATGCTATTATGGCCCAAGCCTGGGTCAACCTGGATTCACTGGAGGCTGCTCTACCTTACATAAAGATAGCTTCAGAAGTTGTGCCAGACAACGAACTCAAAGGCCGGTATTCCTACATCAAAGGTCAGATCTATGATCGTTTATCTGAAGTAGACAGCACCAGGGCCGCCTACAGAGATAGTGCGAATATGGCCTATGATGAGGTGATTGCGCTCAACCGGAAATCACCTAGGGTATATATGATCAATGCGTATATATCCAAGGCGAAGAACTTTGACTACGAAGGCGGAGACCGGATTGCCTTTTTGGAACTCTTGGAAGACCTGGAAGAGAACTGGGAGAACCGACCATATCTGGACAAGATCTACAATCAGATCGGGGAGTATTACCTTAAGACGGAGAATGTTGATACGGCCGTGGCTTACTTCAACAGATCCATCCGAGCCTATGATCAGGACCGTACCTTACAATCTGTCAATTACAACACTTTGGCCGAGATCAATTTCGATGCGGCGGACTATAAGACCGCTGGAGCTTATTATGATTCTACTCTTGCCTTTGTCGAGCCAAAATCCAAAGTGGGACGGAGAGTCCAAAAGAAAAGAGATAACCTGGAAGTGGTCATCAAGTTGGAGGAGTTTACTACGGTAACGGATTCTATTCTCAAGATCGCCAATATGAGCGAAGAAGATCAACTGAGGTACTTCACCTTCTATACTGATGAACTTCGCGCCAAGGCCATAGCGGATTCTGTGGAAAGGGCTAATGAGGATCGAGAGAAGATTGCAAACCAGGAATTCTACAGCAAACCTGCCAATAAGGAGAAGAGCAGCGGCCCTAACGCCGGCCCATTCTATTTTTATAATACCTCCACGGTAGCCTACGGAAAGCAACAGTTCCGTAATATTTGGGGAGATAGAAAGCTGGAAGACGGTTGGCGTATCTCTAGCAGTACACCTAAATTCAAAGAAGAGGGTCAGTTGGCTAAAGAATTACAAGAACCGACCATTGCAGGGAATCCCCTCTACGATCCTGAGACTTACCTGGTTCAGATCCCCAAGGATAGAAAGATCATCGATTCTCTAGCACGTGAAAGGGACATGGCCTACTATGAATTAGGTCTGATCTACAAAGAGAAGTTCAAGGAGCTCCCCCTGGCAGCCGACCGTTTTGAGACCTTGCTGGGTCACGAACCCATAGAACGATTGATACTTCCGGTCAATTACAACTTATATAAGATCTACGAGGAGTTGGAAAGACCGGCCCTTGGAGAACCTTACAAGAACAGAATATTGGACGATTTCCCGGATTCCCGATATGCATCCATCATCCGAAACCCGGAACAAGTGGTCGATCTGGAAGAATCCGCACCGGAGTACAAGTACAACCAACTATATAAGCGGTTTGAGGCCTTTGAGTATACGGAAGTGATCCATCTATGCGACAAGTATGTTTCTGAATATTTTGGGGATCCTATCGTTCCTAAGTTCGAATTCCTTAAAGCAACAGCGCTAGGGCGCAGGAACGGTTTTGAATCCTATAAATACAGCATCAATTATGTAGCTACTACCTATCCCAACACAGACGAAGGACGCCAAGCCAGGGAAATCTACGCCACTACGATTCCAGCTTTGGAAAAGAAGGATTTCAAACCGGAATCCGGTAATGAAAAATGGAAAGTGGTCTATCGATTCGATAAGGACGAGCGGGAAGAGGCAGAGGAGCTCTTGCTAAAACTCAAAGAGTCCATTGCCTATTACAATAATCAGCGGGATATGAAGGCATCTCTGGACTATTATGACCAGGAGAATTGGTTTGTAGTCCTTCATGGATTGCGCACCAAGCTTGGTGCAAGGAACAGGGCAGATGCTCTGAGTGAAAACAAAAACTTTAAGATCACCCATCCATTCTTCGAAATTTCAACTCCCAACTATAAGATCATTCAAGTACACAAAAACCTGAAGGAGTATCTGGCATCAGATCCAACTCTGCAAGAAAACGGTAATCCCCAAAAGTAA
- a CDS encoding bactofilin family protein, with protein sequence MEQAASQNRINEGTKLKGDIVSSGFFRIDGRIEGNITNPSKIVLGKTGVIVGKMICQDADIEGRFEGNLEVAGTLSLKSSAHIQGDVIVGKLAVEPGATFNATCKMLDGKAPKASVTDTNQVASDNRQEKSHPFDRSKRIQKTKAEQ encoded by the coding sequence ATGGAACAAGCAGCAAGTCAAAACAGAATTAACGAAGGGACCAAATTAAAAGGAGATATCGTTTCCAGCGGTTTCTTCAGAATTGACGGAAGGATAGAGGGCAACATAACCAATCCGTCTAAAATTGTTTTAGGGAAGACCGGGGTTATTGTAGGTAAGATGATCTGCCAGGACGCCGATATAGAAGGCCGCTTTGAAGGCAATCTGGAAGTTGCCGGAACCCTATCGCTAAAGTCTTCTGCTCATATCCAGGGTGATGTGATCGTTGGGAAATTGGCAGTTGAGCCGGGTGCTACTTTTAATGCGACCTGTAAAATGCTGGATGGAAAAGCACCTAAGGCCAGTGTAACTGATACCAACCAGGTAGCATCTGACAACCGGCAAGAAAAATCACACCCTTTTGACCGATCCAAACGCATCCAAAAGACCAAAGCGGAACAGTAG
- a CDS encoding AtpZ/AtpI family protein has protein sequence MTDPNASKRPKRNSRLNAYARFSGIAFQMIAIILIGTYGGLKLDEMYPNQYSLYTVIGSLLSVGLAMYYVIRQVNRPGKGPDKPAS, from the coding sequence TTGACCGATCCAAACGCATCCAAAAGACCAAAGCGGAACAGTAGGCTCAATGCTTACGCCCGTTTTTCGGGGATTGCCTTCCAAATGATAGCCATCATCCTGATAGGTACTTACGGAGGTTTAAAATTGGATGAGATGTATCCCAATCAATACAGTCTTTATACCGTCATTGGGAGCTTGCTATCAGTTGGATTGGCCATGTACTACGTGATTCGCCAAGTGAACAGACCTGGTAAAGGACCGGATAAACCTGCATCATGA
- the atpB gene encoding F0F1 ATP synthase subunit A, which translates to MKTENFRSLKILLLGIFISLISSPAFATSKSTEGEEFNVSETIMHHIGDTHDFHIMDWDGHAISIPLPVILWTDNGLVTFMSSEFHHDDTGSYIVEKNGLRLVKHHETIYVANAEAGKDGSYVTLDETGHALNIAPLDLSITKLVFSMFLSMILLILIFGLSAKCYKSNGVPKGIAKFTEPLVVFIRDEVAIPNIGEKHYRRFLPFLLTLFFFIWINNLMGLIPFFPFSANLSGNIAFTLVLALITFIITTVNGNKNYWEHIFWMPGLPVPMKIFLAPIEFMGIFIKPVSLMIRLFANITAGHIIVLSLISLIFIAKSVWVAPASIFFSVFISVIEVLVVAIQAYIFTLLSALYIGSALEEHEH; encoded by the coding sequence TTGAAAACAGAAAATTTCCGCTCTCTTAAAATCCTTCTTCTAGGGATTTTTATTAGCCTGATCAGCTCACCTGCTTTTGCAACTTCCAAATCTACCGAAGGGGAAGAATTTAATGTCTCGGAAACCATCATGCACCACATCGGTGACACCCACGATTTTCACATCATGGATTGGGATGGGCATGCGATATCTATACCACTACCGGTAATACTTTGGACAGACAACGGACTGGTGACCTTTATGTCCAGTGAGTTTCATCACGATGATACAGGAAGCTACATTGTAGAAAAGAACGGCCTTCGTTTAGTAAAGCATCATGAGACCATTTATGTAGCCAATGCTGAGGCAGGCAAGGATGGAAGTTATGTGACCCTGGACGAAACAGGACACGCCCTGAATATTGCTCCACTGGATCTGTCGATCACCAAGCTGGTGTTTTCCATGTTTCTATCCATGATACTGTTGATCTTGATCTTCGGATTATCAGCCAAGTGTTATAAAAGCAATGGAGTCCCAAAAGGCATCGCCAAGTTCACTGAGCCTCTGGTTGTCTTTATTCGTGATGAGGTAGCTATACCTAATATAGGAGAGAAGCACTACCGTCGCTTCCTGCCTTTTTTGTTGACCCTTTTCTTCTTTATCTGGATCAACAACCTGATGGGGCTGATCCCATTCTTCCCCTTCAGCGCTAACCTGAGTGGTAATATTGCCTTTACCTTGGTTTTGGCCCTGATCACCTTTATAATTACTACAGTAAACGGAAACAAGAATTATTGGGAGCACATCTTCTGGATGCCCGGTCTTCCTGTTCCGATGAAAATATTCCTGGCCCCCATCGAATTCATGGGGATCTTTATCAAGCCTGTTTCCCTGATGATCCGTTTATTCGCGAATATCACGGCCGGGCACATTATCGTATTGAGTTTGATCTCCTTGATCTTTATCGCTAAGAGTGTATGGGTGGCACCTGCTTCCATCTTCTTCTCGGTATTCATCAGCGTGATCGAGGTGCTGGTTGTCGCCATCCAGGCCTACATATTTACCCTGTTGTCTGCCCTGTATATCGGGTCGGCATTAGAAGAACACGAACATTAA
- the atpE gene encoding ATP synthase F0 subunit C — protein MSLALLQEAAAAVDYGAFAAIGAGLAAIGAGIGIGKIGGSAMDAIARQPEMQGKIQGSAIVILAFVEAVALFAVVVSLIK, from the coding sequence ATGAGTTTAGCATTGTTACAGGAAGCAGCTGCCGCCGTAGATTACGGTGCATTTGCTGCGATCGGAGCCGGACTTGCTGCAATCGGTGCCGGTATCGGTATTGGTAAAATTGGAGGATCTGCAATGGACGCCATTGCTCGTCAACCAGAGATGCAAGGTAAGATCCAAGGATCTGCGATCGTAATCCTGGCCTTCGTGGAAGCGGTTGCGCTTTTCGCGGTGGTTGTATCACTTATTAAGTAA
- a CDS encoding F0F1 ATP synthase subunit B: MDLVTPDVGLLFWTTLSFLVLLFLLRKFAWKPILKSVNDREQSIEDALAAAENAKKEMENLTADNERILKEARAERETMLKEARELKTKMISDAKDEAKDAADKMIAQAQAAIENEKKGAMAELKNQVAALSVDIAEKVVKTELADKDKQLKLVENMLGDAKLN, from the coding sequence ATGGATTTAGTTACCCCTGATGTTGGATTACTTTTCTGGACCACCCTCTCGTTTTTGGTCCTGTTGTTCCTGTTGCGCAAGTTCGCATGGAAACCCATTCTGAAATCCGTTAACGACAGAGAGCAGTCTATCGAGGATGCCTTGGCCGCCGCGGAGAATGCCAAAAAGGAAATGGAGAATCTGACAGCCGACAACGAGCGTATCCTTAAGGAGGCTCGTGCAGAGCGTGAAACTATGTTGAAAGAAGCTCGTGAGCTGAAGACCAAGATGATCTCTGACGCCAAGGACGAGGCCAAGGATGCTGCCGATAAGATGATCGCCCAAGCACAAGCCGCTATCGAGAACGAGAAGAAAGGTGCCATGGCCGAGTTGAAGAATCAGGTTGCTGCACTTTCTGTTGACATTGCGGAGAAAGTGGTTAAAACAGAATTGGCTGATAAGGACAAGCAACTCAAATTGGTTGAGAATATGCTTGGTGACGCCAAGTTAAACTAA